A single Diceros bicornis minor isolate mBicDic1 chromosome 7, mDicBic1.mat.cur, whole genome shotgun sequence DNA region contains:
- the TMEM126A gene encoding transmembrane protein 126A, with protein sequence MENHEPDDTVKEKIFDIITRKINQLPEAERNLLENGSTYIGLNAALCGLIANSLFRRILNVTQARISAGLPMAVIPFLTAHASYKGFVSLPLNTGDLNCETCTITRGGVVGLVFGGLYPVILAIPVNGGLAARYASAPLPEKGNILTYWIRISKPVFRKMLFPILLQTGFAAYLGSRQYKLLIKALQLPEPGLEFQ encoded by the exons ATGGAAAATCATGAACCAGATGATACCGTcaaggaaaaaatttttgatatcaTAACCAGAAAAATTAACCAACTTCCAGAAGCAGAAAG GAATCTCCTTGAAAATGGATCAACATATATTGGACTTAATGCTGCTCTCTGTGGCCTAATAGCAAATAGCCTTTTTCGACGCATCTTAAATGTGACACAGGCTCGTATATCTGCTGGCTTACCAATGGCAGTGATCCCATTTTTGACGGCACACGCATCTTACAAAGGTTTTGTAAGTTTACCTTTGAATACAG GTGATCTGAACTGTGAAACCTGTACCATAACACGGGGTGGAGTGGTTGGTCTTGTTTTTGGTGGTCTGTACCCTGTTATCTTGGCTATACCTGTGAATGGTGGCCTAGCAGCCAG GTATGCGTCAGCCCCACTACCAGAGAAAGGAAACATCTTAACTTACTGGATTAGAATTTCTAAGCCTGTCTTTAGAAAGATGTTATTTCccattttgctccagactggatTTGCAGCATACCTTGGATCTAGACAATATAAACTACTGATAAAGGCTCTTCAGTTACCTGAACCTGGCCTAGAATTTCAGTGA